One window from the genome of Salmo salar chromosome ssa25, Ssal_v3.1, whole genome shotgun sequence encodes:
- the LOC106586680 gene encoding dynein light chain Tctex-type 3 isoform X2 — MEEYNSGEECIEGIIGGLDYNQNKVNQWTASIVEHSLTQLVKQGRPFKFIVNCAIMQKSGAGLHTANSCYWDTATDGSCTVRWENRTMYCVVSVFAVALTC; from the exons ATGGAGGAGTACAATTCCGGAGAGGAG tgtatCGAAGGCATCATTGGAGGACTAGACTACAATCAGAACAAAGTGAACCAGTGGACTGCCAGCATCGTGGAGCACTCTCTCACCCAACTGGTCAAGCAAGGGAGACCATTCAAGTTCATAG TGAACTGTGCCATCATGCAGAAGAGTGGTGCTGGTCTCCACACGGCTAACTCCTGCTACTGGGACACTGCTactgatg GAAGCTGCACGGTCAGGTGGGAGAACCGCACAATGTACTGTGTGGTGAGTGTTTTCGCCGTGGCCTTGACCTGTTAA
- the LOC106586680 gene encoding dynein light chain Tctex-type 3 isoform X1 gives MEEYNSGEEVSFNADEASVSVKECIEGIIGGLDYNQNKVNQWTASIVEHSLTQLVKQGRPFKFIVNCAIMQKSGAGLHTANSCYWDTATDGSCTVRWENRTMYCVVSVFAVALTC, from the exons ATGGAGGAGTACAATTCCGGAGAGGAG GTGTCCTTCAATGCAgatgaggccagtgtctcagtTAAAGAG tgtatCGAAGGCATCATTGGAGGACTAGACTACAATCAGAACAAAGTGAACCAGTGGACTGCCAGCATCGTGGAGCACTCTCTCACCCAACTGGTCAAGCAAGGGAGACCATTCAAGTTCATAG TGAACTGTGCCATCATGCAGAAGAGTGGTGCTGGTCTCCACACGGCTAACTCCTGCTACTGGGACACTGCTactgatg GAAGCTGCACGGTCAGGTGGGAGAACCGCACAATGTACTGTGTGGTGAGTGTTTTCGCCGTGGCCTTGACCTGTTAA